CGTAGGTCAGGGTGCGAAGCGCCTCGTCGTACTCAGCCCAGCGCCAGTCCGCATGCTCCTTGGAGAGCCGCACGTCCGTCTCCTCAGTCCTCCCGAGGAAGTAGACGACCTCCTTCTCCACCGGCACGCCGCGGCGGGAAAAGGAATAGTGGCTGGCGGCGCGGAAACCGGGGACGATCTCCACATGACAGATCCCGGTCTCTTCCCGCATCTCCCGTAATGCCGCTTCCTCTTCGCTCTCCCCGGGCTCGATATGCCCCTTGGGGAGGCTCCAGTGACCGCCGTTTCGGTGGCGGAGGATCAGGTACCGCCTGTTCTCCCCTTCCCCGGAGTAGAGGACAACCCCGGCGCAGTACTCCCGCACCAGGGCGTCAGTTGATCTCGATCTCGTGGTCATTTCGGTCGTAGATACGCGGGTACAGGGCGAGGCTGCGCAGCTCCCGCAACAGGACCTTGAACGACTCGGGGAGCCCGGGCTTGGGGAACTCCTCTCCCTTCAGGATCGCCTTGTACAGCTGGATCCGCCCTCGCGTGTCGTCCGACTTCACGGTGAGCATCTCCTGCAACAGGGCCGCGGCTCCGTACGCCTCGAGCGCCCACACCTCCATCTCTCCGAGGCGCTGGCCGCCGAACTGCGCCTTCCCCCCGAGCGGCTGCTGGGTGATCAGCGCGTAGGGACCGGTCGAGCGGGCATGGATCTTCTCGTCGGCGATGTGCTCGAGCTTGAGGATGTACATGTACCCCGCAGTGATCGGGCGGGCGTACGGTTCGCCGGTCCGCCCATCGCGCAGGGTCACCTTTCCGTCGTAGTTGTCACCGTGGGCGATCCCGGCCTTCTCCCGCTCTTCATGAAGATCGTTCAGGATTTCATCCTCTTGCGCCCCGTCGAAGATCGGGGTGGCGACGTACTCGTTTCGGAGCTTGGCAAGCCAACCGAGGCTCGTCTCGAAGATCTGCCCCAGGTTCATGCGGGATGGAACCCCCATCGGGTTGAGGACGACGTCGACCGGTGTTCCGTCAGG
The sequence above is drawn from the Candidatus Bipolaricaulota bacterium genome and encodes:
- a CDS encoding NUDIX domain-containing protein is translated as MTTRSRSTDALVREYCAGVVLYSGEGENRRYLILRHRNGGHWSLPKGHIEPGESEEEAALREMREETGICHVEIVPGFRAASHYSFSRRGVPVEKEVVYFLGRTEETDVRLSKEHADWRWAEYDEALRTLTYDDTRQVLRQAEEWLKSS